TGTCCAATGGCTCCAGAGTTATCCTCTCTTCACATTTGGTATATCTATCATATAtattcatctaattttgatctacTTATATACGAATTATTAGCAATTGTTTTGTTTCTGATTTAATGATCTGGTAATTTAATTAGTTTTAAAGCATCCTTACATAGCATATTGACTAGAACTTTAGAACTTGTACCAACTGAGAGACTGCATCATTATGTAGATTGTGATAGTTCTATTTTGAACTGTGATGCGTACAACTCCTGTAACAGTTTTAACTGATTTATGTCTAAATAATGGTAACTGATTTATGTCTATATAATGGTTCCAACTGAAATTTTGATCCTAAACTGCAATTTAATGCACAATGATAGTCTTACTGGATATTTTTAATTGTAACTTGTGGAAAGTTGTTTTAAATGCCTTTTTTTTTATGTGTTGTATATAGGGACGGCCAAAGGGTGTTACCCCAAAGTTCAGCCTCAAGCCACTAGTGCCTAGACTCTCTGAACTTCTTGGACTTGAGGTTTGTTCATCTATGCTTTCCACTTGTACAATTCTGGTTTCGTGTCATTGAAGGTGTTGCTTATATGTTACTATGTGCACGTTTGCGATTTAATTCAACAGGTCAAGATTGCAAGCGATTGTATAGGTCCAGAGGTTGAGAAATTGGTGGCTGAGATCCCAGAGGGAGGTGTGTTGCTCCTTGAAAATGTGAGGTTTTACAAGGAGGAAGAGAAAAATGACCCCGAATTCGCAAAGAAATTGGCATCTCTTGCTGACCTTTACGTCAATGATGCTTTCGGCACTGCACATAGGGCACACGCATCAACTGAGGGTGTTGCAAAGCATTTGAAGCCTTCTGTTGCTGGTTTCCTCATGCAAAAGGTTTTGTTTTAAAGCTATATAAGTATTAGATGATTGTTTGTTCTATTCAACAAGGGGGTTTTTGGATACAGGGTTTTAAAACAGGGAATATGAATGGTTTCTATAAAAGGTGTTCGGTTTGACTTTACAAGTTACCAAATGAACTTTGCATAATTTGATGTTTATTTTTTAATTGTTTTCAGGAGCTTGACTACCTAGTTGGAGCTGTGTCTAACCCTAAGAAGCCATTTGCTGCAATAGTGGGTGGGTCAAAGGTGTCCAGTAAAATTGGTGTGATCGAGTCATTATTGAATAAGGTTGACATCCTTGTCCTTGGTGGAGGTATGATATATACTTTCTATAAAGCCCAAGGGCTAGCCGTTGGTTCTTCCCTTGTGGAGGAAGATAAGCTTGACCTTGCTACATCCCTTCTTGAAAAGGCCAAGTCTAAGGGAGTCTCCCTGTTACTCCCTTCTGATATTGTCATTGCCGACAAGTTTGCTCCAGATGCGAACAGCAAGGTTAGTTTTTCCCTCGCCCTTAAGTACTTTAAGTTTATATTATTACTGTAATGACTTATGACTCATAAAGGTCTTATTGTTGAATATCATTGCAGATTGTTCCAGCATCCAGCATTCCTGATGGTTGGATGGGACTAGATATTGGACCAGATTCCATCAAGTCATTTAGTGAAACTTTGGACTCTACCAAAACTGTCATATGGAATGGACCTATGGGTGTGTTTGAGTTTGAGAAATTTGCTGCAGGCACAGaggtacatacatacatatattacaCTCTCTCTTTCGCAAGTGGGTGGGCACTGGTTCGGTTTCATATAGTTTATTATGACTGCACAAGCTAAACaaacattgagttgtagctcaacATGTAGTGgcatgcctctcttagcgagaggtcaggagttcaacTCCTCtgggctgcaacattgcactcTATGTTATCCCTCacctgaagtatccacccaggtcgcctttcgcttagtgtGGGGGAAGCGGGGagggggggttttaccggccatgccctcggattggtttGGGTTTCATCCATGGTAGTAGTTGGGGGCAGGCTATGCAACTCCGGGCGATAAACgtgtgggtggtttagtcccccttggTGATCCCGTGATCCCAAACTGATATCCAAAAAAATGATTGCACAAGCTGATTGTTACAACATGCTATAGTTTTTGTAATCATTATTGTTAACTCAAATACTACGACTTATTTGTTTTAAATGGATGAAGTTTGATGGTTATTATAAATATGATGAATCCAGGCTATTGCAAAGAAGCTAGCAGAGCTTAGTGGGAAGGGAGTGACGACCATCATTGGAGGTGGTGACTCAGTTGCAGCAGTGGAGAAGGCTGGGCTGGCTGACAAGATGAGTCACATTTCAACTGGTGGTGGTGCGAGTTTGGAGCTTCTTGAAGGGAAGCCACTCCCTGGTGTGCTTGCTCTCGATGATGCTTGATCCTGTTCTGTTTCTCTAAAACCAGAGTTGATATGTGTTCTGATAGAATTCAAATTGGTCATGTTTTGCACTTGAATTTAATAAGTGATCCTCCAGCCATTATATTTGGCTAGCTTTTGAGAGCATGTGAGAGATTTTGAATTTAAACTTCAGCCGTAATGTTTTGTTGCTTACTTTTGTGTATCTTCATAGCAAGTTTGATATTTACTGGACaacttattatttaataataagccTCTGATCAACTATGGTGACAGACATTTTTCTATTATTCATTTGTTATGTTATATGACTAAGAAATAGCAAGCATATTAGGTTTTTACTAATATACAAAACTTAAGGATCATATTGACGACTTAGATTACGGTGATGCAATACAAAACTTGTTTATGAGGTCTCATGATGGAAGAGACGGCGGTTCATCGGCAAACGGGAAAGGAAACATGTCCGTGGAGGCTTTCGCGGCATTCGATCAAATGATGTCACGCTTGGCCGAGGAAAATGTTTCGGATGATGGATCCGCCAATGTGTTATCTTATAAGATAGAGAATCGGTCCGGGAAGAACACTTTGATAGAGACGGTTAATGGTAAGTTGAAAAGGGCGGGACCTAGAGGTTGATTTCACGTGGTTCATTTGGTTTGGGTCCCGTTGCTGTTGGATAGTTTCGGTTTAGTATTGTATAGTTTCGTATTAAGGTTTTTCGGTTAGTTAGTGGACGCTCGTTTATCGATAGTTTTTGTTTAGATGGTTGCTTTCTAGGTGCGAGCTCCCCCGTTTCCCCCCGTTTCCCTTGTATTATCTGTTGAGGGTGTTTTCCTTTGGAAAAGgacctcgtttctatatgagttttagttttttcgccaaaaaaaaaaaaaaaaaaaattaggtttTCACTTGTTTTATGCTCATTATGCATCGACTTGGCTGGATGTGGTAAAACGCTTGGATGACTGTTTGGCAAGTTGCACAAAAGTGACACTGATACAAAATCTTACACAAGGATATATAAAGTTTACGCAACACCTTTAAAGTCGTAGTTCGCTTGCAGACTAGCGGATATCAAGGATGATGTGTTAAGTCCCAACTTTATTTTACTTGTTTTGTCAATTTTCTCGCAATAGAACAAAATATGTGTTACGTTTATCTTTGAACAAAGATAAAAAAGCaaccatccaggcatagcctgggtggtcaccaggacttccaatgaagcaagaggtcacgggttcgattcccttcaaggcaaataccttggggcgagctccatttagtgactgattgactagaggatgctttgcctggtagcggtggaggcctgacttgccgtttacccggggtttaccaactagaggggagccattatggctcgtcgctagggggttcctcgtaaaaaaaataaaaaataaataaaaataaaaaagcatATAGTTGAACACATGGCAAGAGTCGGACAGAGTTTGGGTTTAGTTTTGATTCATAACTCACCTACACTCCTTTTGTAAAGTTGTAAGCAATTGACATTGGTTAACAGGTTCTACATTACTCACCTACCTTTGCCGGTTTCGGTATATGTGGTGGATAAATGTGAACCTCCAGTTTACTATAATTAATAAGATGAATAAATCAAAAAGAACAGATCGCGTGGCCTAATG
This window of the Rutidosis leptorrhynchoides isolate AG116_Rl617_1_P2 chromosome 7, CSIRO_AGI_Rlap_v1, whole genome shotgun sequence genome carries:
- the LOC139856837 gene encoding phosphoglycerate kinase, cytosolic-like, producing MATKKSVSSLKEADLKGKRVFVRVDLNVPLDDNFNITDDTRIRAAVPTIKYLMSNGSRVILSSHLGRPKGVTPKFSLKPLVPRLSELLGLEVKIASDCIGPEVEKLVAEIPEGGVLLLENVRFYKEEEKNDPEFAKKLASLADLYVNDAFGTAHRAHASTEGVAKHLKPSVAGFLMQKELDYLVGAVSNPKKPFAAIVGGSKVSSKIGVIESLLNKVDILVLGGGMIYTFYKAQGLAVGSSLVEEDKLDLATSLLEKAKSKGVSLLLPSDIVIADKFAPDANSKIVPASSIPDGWMGLDIGPDSIKSFSETLDSTKTVIWNGPMGVFEFEKFAAGTEAIAKKLAELSGKGVTTIIGGGDSVAAVEKAGLADKMSHISTGGGASLELLEGKPLPGVLALDDA